Below is a genomic region from Flammeovirgaceae bacterium SG7u.111.
TTGTTCACATCATCATTTGGATGAATTTTTTTCTTATCATCAGTAAGAGCTCCTCCTAGTAAAACATGAGCCCTATTGGCTACCACTTCGTTTACGTTCATATTTGACTGCGTGCCTGAGCCCGTTTGCCAAACTACCAAAGGAAACTGGTCATCTAACTCCCCTGCTGAAATCTCATCACAAACTTTGGCAATTACTTCTGCATTCTCTTTGGGCAAAACACCCAATTCATTATTTGTTAGAGCGGCGGCTTTTTTCAAAATAGCAAATGCATCGATAATTTCTTTCGGCATTTGGTTTCCACCAATTTTAAAATTTTGCAAAGAACGTTGGGTTTGGGCTGCCCAATATTTGTCGGCAGGTACTTTTACCTCGCCCATTGTATCTTTTTCAATCCTATACTCCATTGGATAAGTTCGATTAAGTGAAAAAAATTGGTCTATCGAGACAAATTTAGAGGAAGAAACAACCTAATTAAAAAGTTACAGCTTTTTTTTTGAAAATCTTGAGAACAATCATAAAAGAATATTCCAATCTTGATTTTCCTCTTAAAATGCTTGACAATCAATCTTCTCCATTTCATTTTACCCACAGCTTTTAAATTGTAATTTTGCAAAAGTCTAAAAGACCATTTCCAAGAACTATTTTTAAATTCAACTCAGCTCGTTTAATAAAAAACAACAACTATCCATGATCGCGATTATTCAGAAAGTAAGTTCAGCTTCAGTAACTATAGAAGGTGAAATAAAAGGAGAAATAGCCCAAGGGTTAATGGTTTTGTTGGGAGTTGGGCAAGACGATGGTGATGAGGACATAGAGTGGCTCAGTGGAAAAATAGTAAACCTCAGAATTTTTGATGATGAGAATGGCGTGATGAATAAATCTCTTTTGGACGTTAGCGGCGATATTTTGCTCATCAGCCAGTTTACACTCCATGCCAGTACAAAAAAAGGAAATAGACCTGGGTATAACTCCGCTGCCAAACCTGACATTGCCATTCCCTTATATGAAAAAATGATAAAAGCACTGGAGGGCAAAATAGGGAAAGAAATAGAAACAGGAGAGTTTGGTGCCTACATGCAAGTAGCCCTTGTAAATGACGGTCCTGTCACCATCGATATTGATACAAAAAACAAAAAGTAATATGACGATAGAAGAAGCTCAAAAAATAGTGGATGAATGGATTAATACGACTGGAGTTAGATACTTCAATGAGCTTACAAACACTGCCATTTTAATGGAAGAGGTTGGAGAGGTCGCCCGAATTATGTCCAGAAAATATGGGGAGCAGTCGTTTAAAAAGTCCGATGAAGAAGTTGACTTGGGAGATGAAATGGCAGATGTGCTTTTCGTACTTATCTGCTTAGCTAATCAAACAGGAATCGACCTTACCGAAGCCCTTAGGAAAAACCTAGATAAAAAAACAAACAGAGATTCGGAAAGGCACAAAAACAACCCAAAACTTTCTTAAAAAGCATTATTTCTCCACCAATGCTGAAATGCTAAAATTGTCCAAACACTGTTTTGATCAAAATTTGTTGTGTTGAAAATTGTGTGTTTTAAGTTTTTGATATAGGAAGGATCAAAGATTTTTTGCTCCTTCACAAAACTATCGTTCAAACACTCATTTTCTATCCAACTTCTTAGCTCTCTTTTGAAGCCTTTTGCCAAAGGAACTTCAAAGCCTCTTTTTGGTCGATTGTATAATTCTTCAGGCAATAAGTGGCGGGCAGCATCTTGCAATAAAACCTTTTTCATATTCGGCCTTATCTTGTAAGAAGCAGGTAAGCCGAAGGCAAACTCCACCAACCTATGGTCGAGGAATGGAACTCGAACTTCTAAGCTCTGCGCCATGGACATTGAATCAACTTTATGAAGCATATCGTTGGGCAACGTCATCCGCATATCTGCCCTTAAAAATTCATTGAAATCCTTTCCATTTATCCCCTTCAAAATTTCAGCTTTCCTGATTGAGTAGGCTTCCGAATCTACCTCTGCCAGTACTTCTTGGTTAAGCATTCCTCTTACACTTTGCTCTGCATTCCACGAACACAAAAACCAATAGCGCTCACTTGGAGATAGTTTCATCCCTTCAGAAAAACGGTGGAATTGCCTAATTTTATTCCCCATAGCCGTATTTCGGCTTTTAGGCAAAACTCCCAAAATTGGGTTCATTGCTTTGAGCAACTGAGCCGGCAAGGCATTTTCCCGAGCTTTAAACTCTCCAAAATGCTTATGGTATCCTGCAAAAATCTCATCTGCGCCATCTCCCGAAAGGGCTACAGTCACTTTTTGTCTTGTATATTTAGAAAGAATGTACACAGGAATAGCCGAAGAATCGGCAAACGGCTCACCGTAGAAGTCTAGCAGATCGGTGATATGCTGGAAAAAATCATCGTTGGTGAGGTTGAAAACCGTATGATTCGTTTTGTATTTATTAGCTACTTTTTCGGCATAGGCAGTTTCGTCAAACAAAGGCTCATTGCTGAAACCTACTGAAAAGGTATTGAGCAATGAAGTATGCTGGGAAGCCAAGGCAACAATTACCGAAGAATCAATTCCCCCACTCAAAAAAGCTCCAAGCGGCACATCTGAGATCATTCTTTTCTGCACTGCATCATCCAAAAGATCTATCAATTTGGACTTGGCATTATCATAACTCAATGCTGAAGAATAATCCGTAGTTTCTGGAATCTCGTACCAGTTTTTTATCTCTATTTCCCGGCCCTTTACTTTCATAAAATGCCCAGGCATCAGTTTGAAAGTATTTTTGTAGATAGTGTTGGGAGCGGGAATATAATTGAGTTGGAGGTATTGATAAAGAGATGTATGATCTAATTGAAGATCGAGATTATATGCTTTCAGTGCATTTAGTTCAGAAGCAAAAAGCAACTTGTCTTCATCGAGGTAATAAACTAAAGGTTTGATCCCGAACCTATCTCTCGCAATGAAAATACTATTTTCTTCTTGGTCAAAAATGGCAAAAGTAAAAAAGCCATTCAATTGATTCAAGCACTTTTCCCCATCTCGGATATACAATTGGAGCAATACTTCCGTATCCGTTTGGCTTTTAAAGGAAATCCCAGCTTGCTGTAACTTTCCTCGAAGTTCCTGAAAATTATAAATCTCTCCGTTGAAAGCAATGGTATACCTGCCAGTAGGATCGCTCATAGGCTGGTTTCCATCGGAAGACAAATCTAAAATAGATAACCTCCTATGTCCCAAACTCACTTTTCCTTCAGAAAAAAGCATAGCAGCATCAGGACCACGATGAGCCAATTTCTCATTTGAATTATGAGTATTGATAGTAAATATTCTGCCTAATTCATTAAAAGCGTATACACCTGTAAAGCCGCACATAGAGAGCCGTTTGGAATGATTATTATTTTGTAATGAGCGCTACGGCAAATGCTGCTACGCCTTCTTTTTCTCCAACAAATCCAAGTTTTTCAGTAGTAGTTGCCTTTATCGATATATCTTCTTCTTCAATTTCCATCACCTCGGCAAGGCATTTTTTCATAGCAGGAATATGCGGATTTACCTTAGGAGCTTGAAGGCAAATAGTAGCATCTACATTCCCAATTTCATAGCCCTTATCTCTTATAAGCTTCATCACATCCTTCAGAAGAATTTTGCTATCGATGCCTTTATATTTAGAATCTTGGTCGGAAAAATGAAAGCCGATATCTCGCATATTAGCAGCCCCAAGAAGGGCATCGCAAATAGTATGGATTAGCACATCTGCATCTGAATGACCAATAGCTCCATGGGTATGAGGGACAAGGATGCCTCCCAACCAAAAATCCGCTCCTTCGACCAATCTGTGGACATCGTACCCTTGCCCAATTCGTATTTTCATGGTTTTTATGATCTACTTCCAAAAATTAAACTCCCAACTCTGACCAAAGTGCTACCTTCCTCAATGGCAATTTTGTAGTCGCCACTCATACCCATCGAAACCTCCTTTAAATCTACATTTGAAGGAAGTTCCAGAGTAGCTACTCTATCAAAAAGTTGTTTTAATGACTTAAACTCACTCCTAACCTGTTCTTTGTCTTGTGTAAAAGTTGCCATTCCCATCAGACCTTTCACACAAATATTTTCCAAAGAAGCTAGTTTTTCATTTTGTAAAATCTCTAATAGTCCTTTTTCATCCAAGCCAAATTTACTCTCTTCCTGCGCTATATGTATTTGCAGTAAGCAATTGACTACCCGGTCGTGCTGGGCTGCTCTTTTATTTATTTCTTCAAGAAGTTTAAAACTCTCTACGGAATGAATCATGTTCACGAAACTAGCAATTTGCTTTACCTTATTGGTTTGCAAATGACCAATCATGTGCCATTCGATATCCTGGGGCAATTCCTCATTTTTGGCCACCAACTCTTGCACCCGGTTTTCACCAAAAATCCTCACCCCTGCATCATAAGCTTCCTGCAGCATGGAAACAGGCTTAGTTTTGCTTACCGCCACCAATCTACAACCTGCTCCAGAAAGTTCTTGATTTATTTTTTCTAAATTCTTAACTAACTCCACGTTCTTTCAAATTTTAGGAAATCACATCAAACCCACAATATGGTTGTAAAACCTTAGGTATTTTAATGCCTTCTGCTGTCTGATTGTTTTCTAAAATAGCTGCAAGAATACGAGGCAAGGCCAAAGCACTACCATTCAAGGTATGCGCTAAGCGCGGCTTATTGTCTTCATCTCGGTATCTCAACTTCAAACGGTTAGCTTGGAAAGTCTCAAAGTTACTTACAGAACTCACTTCTAACCACCTTTTTTGCGCAGCAGAATATACTTCCATATCGAAACACAATGCTGCATTGAAACTAATATCACCTCCACATAGGTTCAATATTCGGTAAGGAAGCTCTAATTTGTTCAACAAACCTTCTATGTGGTTTCTCATCACAATCAGGGTATCGTAAGAAGCCTCTGGAGTGGTAACTTGAATGATTTCTACCTTGTCAAATTGGTGTAATCTGTTCAAGCCTCTTACATCAGCCCCCCAAGAACCTGCTTCTCTCCTAAAACACGGGGTAAACCCTGCCAATTTGATAGGTAAATCTTCTTTCCTTACAATTTCATCTCTATAGATATTGGTTAGAGGTACTTCGGCTGTAGGGATCAAATAATAATCGTGATTTTCTATTTTATACATCTGACCTTCTTTATCAGGCAACTGCCCCGTACCCAACGCCGATGCTTCGTTCACCACTATTGGCGGTTGTACTTCGGTATAGCCGGCATCCATTGCTTCGTCTAAGAAAAAGTTTTTCAAAGCCCTTTGCAACCGAGCCCCTTTTCCTTTATAAAAGGGAAATCCTGCACCTGTTACCTTATTACCTAAATCAAAGTCTATAATGTCATATTTGGAAATCAATTCCCAATGTGGAAGAGCCATGTCGTCCAATTCGACTTTCTCACCTCCTTCCAAAACTATTTCATTGTCTTCTGCAGTTCTGCCTTCTGGCACGCTTTCATGGGGGATATTAGGAATCTGATAGAGTAATTTTGTCAGCTTCTCTTCCGTAATGGTTACCTTTTCGCTTATCTCTTTCGATTCATTTCGCATTCTAGCAGCCTCTGCCTTAGCTTTTTCAGCTTCTTCTTTATTCCCCGCCTTCATCATCGCACCTATCTGCTTTGATATCTTATTGGACTCAGCAAGGACTTGATCTCTCTGCACTTGCAAAGATCTTCTTTCCTCATCTGTAGCCAAAACTTCTTCTACCGTCTCACTAGCCTTGGGGAAAAACTTTTTTTCTAAGCCTTTGATTACTTTTTCTTTATTCTCTTTTATGAAAGAAACTTGTAACATAATATGGTGATTTTTAGATGTTGCACAAATATACTCAAACAAAAGAGCTTTAGCTTTCAACTCTTTCCAAAAACTTTTCTTTACCCAAAATGACTAAAGCAAGCTATTAAACAAAAAATATCATACCATGTATAACTTCAAATAGGTCACCGTATTCAAAAATTTGGAAATCAAAAATTTACAGCCTAATGCTATACTCCCAAAGTGGAGCAACTCTAGAAAAAATTCCAGATTTTGAAAACTTTGCAAAGTTTTTTTCTGCTAAATCGATGAAAAAACCACATACCCCAGAAAAAAACTGACAAACACCCCCAAATTCGATAAAATATTTCTTTTGCCAGACGAAACTCTCATATCATAGGGTTAGAATAGAGAGCAGTAGTTTCAGAAAAATGAGAACAAAGGGGGCATAGGTCGTTCTACAAGACCAAAACAATATGTATATCAACTTTCTATTAAGACCATATAGACTTGCTGCTTACTTCTTGCATTTTGATGGAATAAAATTTGCAACTGGAAGATACACATACTACAAGCAAAATTTTACCCCCCCTATCACGTTAAGAAATAGACTGGAGCTATCCTGATAGGAGAACTACGTAATAAACTTAAAATTAACAATCGACTGATCGTATGAATATAGCTTTCAGATTTATATTAATCGTCTCGTTGTGGTCTTGCATCGGAAGTCTTTCCGCACAGGATGATGCTATGCAAATTTTTGCAAGGGCTGAAAACCTCAGAAAAAGCAACAATTTCATCGCTGCTATAGATGAATATGAGCGTGCTATTGCTTTACAGCCAGAAAACCCTCGTTTTCCATTCTCTAAAGGCATGTGCTACTTCACCTTAAAGGATTATGACAATGCTGTTATGGCTTTTGAAGAAACATCAAAGCTTAAAAGTGATTTTGTTCCCGCTTATACCATGATGGCAAAGTCTTACCAAGCATTGGAAAGGTTTGTCAAAGTAGAAGAAAGTCTCGATTTAGCATTCAAATTTGAAATGAATGACAAAAAAAGGATGGCTTATAAAGAAAGCATTATCAAAATGCTTTTTGATCAAAAGAACTTTGAAAAAGCGTTGAGGCATATCAATGATGCTAAAGCTTTAAACCCAAATTCTTTGAACATTCTATATTATGAAGCATCTATCCATAACAGCAAAGGTAACTACGAAGCTGCCAAGCAAGCTATGGTTACCGCTACGAATGCAATACCTGTAAAAGACCCTAAAAAAGTCGCTCGTTTCTACTACGAGTTAGGATATGCTTATAATAAACTAGGTGAGTACGAAAAGTCTTCAGAGGCATTTAAATACGCTAACTTTGGTCCGTACAAATCTCTTATAGCCAAGCTTAGCCCCAAATTTTATACTACAGCTGCTATTTGCTATATGAGAATCAACCACTTTGAAAAAAGTAAGGAAATGCTCCACACAGCACTTAAAATGCAACCAAACTTCTCTCAAGCATACGTTTTCTTATCAAATATTTCAAAGAAAGAGGCAAACCAAAATGTTGCACTTGATGAATTAAAAAAAGCAGCTTCTGTAGAGTCAGACCCTAAAAACCTCGCTAATATCTATAAAAATATGGCTCAAATACAGCTTGACAACGGGTTGTATCAAGAAGCTATTAGTTCAGCTGAAACTTACCTCAAGTCCGAGCCTAAAAACTACCAAGTTTTGTTCATTAAGGGAATTGCTCAATATCACCTAAAAGATTTCAAGCAAGCTCTTGTAACTTTAGACAATGTAGCAAATACACCAGGTCTTGATGTAGAATCTTCTTCAAAATTCTACTTTGCCTTAGGTCTTGCTTATTGGGATGTAAAAGATTTTAAAATGGCTAAAAATTGCTTAAAAAGAGCTCAATACGGACCATATAAGTCAGTTTCAACCATGCTCTATGAAGAGGTTGAAACTGAAGAAAAGAACAATACTAATAAGAAAAGCTAGTAAAGGCAGTCGATAGTTAAGATGAGCAAAAGCCCTGTGAGGACATACTCACAGGGCTTTTTGGCTATTAATGATCCCCTACAATGAAATTAAAAACTTCCAAGTACCACTCATACCTGTAGATTTATCTACTAATACTATTCTATTCAGTTTATCCCCCCATACTTTTTGGATTGCACCATCTTGTTCATCCTCTCCCAATTTTTTTTCTTCAACACTTACTTTAAACCTTGAAAAATCGTAAATAATAAACAAGTTATAAGGTTTGTCATTTTTATCTCTGCCCCTCAACCTAATTTCTCCTGGCTCACTCAAAATCACATCACAAGGAGTTAGAAATACCTGAGAAGTTTGTCCGTTTGATTTTGTAAGCTTATACTTTTCAACCAAGGTTATATTTCGTTTTTGCCTATTCAGCTGTAAAGTCCTCTTCCACGAAACTACTCCAGCTTCTTTTGGGTAAGCCTTAGCCATATCCAAAGAAAACCGTGCATAGCTATTTGATGCTTTATATTTCACATCTATTGCGGCAAACTCTCGCCCATCCTTTTGCATCATCCCATTTATCACAGGAACATTATGATATGCCGACTGATTATTCCAAATAGAATAACGCTCATCGCTGAATGTTTTAGCTGTATAAGTCCCTTTTCCAGCATCGACCAAAATAGGGTTTCCATTCACATACACAAGAAAATGCCCTATATCATTATGATTGTGGCTTTCTGCATTATGCCCTCCTTTTGCCGCCAAATAAAGCCCCTTGTCAGAGTCAGGCACTGAGCGAGCTGCCATTACTTGTGTATCTGGATACCAAGTATCTCTCAAAAAAGGAGTCCATCCATTTTCCTTAGCCATCTGCAGATCAGCATTATTAAAAATACCCGCCAACACTCTATCTAAACTCCAATCGACAACGAAGGAGTTATTACTACTTGCCAAATACCCTCCAAAGGCAATCATTTGAGCATCACCAATCCGTTCGCCATACCTATGAACTAGATCATGAGAAGGAGTAAATCGAGCTGGGGCATCAGCAAAATTCACAAAGTAATTTCCCGAGACATGTACCTTATAAATATAAGCGCCCATATCCTTGACTAACTGATTGCTATACAAATCAATCTTTCCATCCGTTGCACTGTGAAGCAGTTCCAAACAATCGAATACGGAAGCCGCAGCCCTTCCCCAGTAACTTGGTCCTTCATCACAAGCCCCATCTTCAGGGTAAATATTTAAAAATTTATCTAGCACAGCAGTTGCCTTCGCAACTGACTGAATTCTCATTTTCTCATCTTTTTCAAGCAATAAGGTAGCTGAAAGCCAGCTAGAACATATCCACGGGTTCCAATTATTTACCGCTTTCTCTCCGTTCCCCATCCACCAAAAGTCATCTCTTTCCAACAGAGGAGTGAATACTCTCCGATTGGTTTCTACATATATTCTTTGGCGGATAAGCTTAGATACTTCATCTAGTTTATCACCTATCAAGTAATCTGTCCATGCAAGAGTACTTGCCGTTTGTGCTGCAAACAGGTCAACCGTTGGCTCTTCTATATTTGGCAAACCAAAACTATCTTTCTGAAGAAATAAATGCGCCGGTACTCCCCAATACGTTTCTTCACAAATAGCCCACACGCCATTCATCACCTCATCTACAAACCTTCCTTTCCCTTCTATCACCTCGGCTATGACCAAGTCCCGTAATTTCTCCCTCCGTTCAAAATGTTCCGCTTCGTATTTTGAGCGATTTGATTCTCTTACAAATTGAAGTGTTAGCGTAGCAGAAAGCACTGGCCAAGTATAGCCAAGAGCCTCTTCTCCCTTTTTTATATAAAAAGTCTTCAAGCTATCGGGAAGCGATTCCCAACTATCCCGATCCCCATACTTGGGAAATGGAGTCCATTTTTCTTTGGGGATAAGTTGTGTTTCTAAACAAGCTGCCCCACACGAAGTCTGCAAAAAATTACGTGGTGCGTCTTGTGCAGACAAAGAATTGCCTGTCCAAAATAAGAGTAAAATGGAAAAAGTAAATTGCAAAGCTGGCGTTGTGATATTTTTCATTTTCTTTAGAGCTAAGAATCTTAAAGGAATTCATGAAGTACAAAAAAGGAAGGCTTTTGAGCTATCTCTACTTAAATTCCTCAACCCTATAAAATTCAACTTCTTTTTCTAAAGATGCAAGCAATTGAGCAGACCTTTCTGGTCTGGCATCGGAAATGAAAATTTGCCCAAAACGATGGGCTTCTATCATGGAGAGGATTTTGGAGATTCTCAGGTCGTCTAGTTTGTCAAAAATATCATCGAGCAATAGAATTGGCGGGTCTTTATGCGCTTCCCTCGAAACCTCAAACTGGGAAAGCTTCAGAGCAATCACAAATGACTTTTTTTGCCCCTGCGAGCCAAATTTTTTAAGAGAATACCCTTCGCCTATTTCAAATACGAAATCATCTTTGTGTATTCCTTTTGAGGTTCTTTGTAAAAAAACATCTCTGTCCAAAGCTTTCTTAAAGACCGCTTCAAAATCACCTTTTCCCCAGTCTGACTGATACACCAAACCTACTTCTTCATGGCTTTCGCTTATATCTTTATAAAACTCTTGGAAGCAACTAGTGAACTCTTCTAAAAATAATTTCCTACGCTCAAAAATAAGTTTCCCCATTTCTAGCAGCAACTGATCGTAAGGCTCAAGCAAGTCCAAATCAACCCGCTGAGTTTCAGAAAATTGTTTCAAAAGTGCATTTCGCTGCCTCAAAGTGTGATTATACCGCATCAGATTTTGCATATAAACCTGATCTAGTTGAGAAATCATACTATCGAAATACCTTCTCCTAAACTCACTCCCTTCTCGTACCAAATCGATATCATCTGGTGAAATCATCACACACGGATACCTGCCGATATGCTCACTTATTTTCTCATGCTCTTTCCGGTCAACCTTTACTACCTTCTTTTTCCCCTGCTGAAAACTACATTGAACCTCTGTCTTATTCTCCTGCTTGATAAAATTTCCTCTCACCACAAAAAGATACTCTTCATGCTTAATATTCAACTGCTCTACAGACTGGAAGGCACTTTTAGTCAGGCATAAATAGTGGATAGCATCAAGCAGGTTGGTTTTCCCCACTCCATTAGGACCCACCACACAGTTGATGTCTTTTGAAAAACTCAGTTTTAGTTCTTCGTAATTCTTAAAATTATATAGATAAATTTCTTCTAAAAACATGCTTAACCTCTTGCTCCTGCTCAAAATATAGAGCTTATCCGCAGTAAACAAAAAAAAGCAGGACTATGATTTCACAAGCCCTGCTTTTCTATTAAAAATGCCTATTCGGCGAAATTACATATTAAATCACCAACATCGCATCGCCATAGCTCAAGAAACGATATTTTTCTTTTATCGCTACCTGATAAGCCTCCATCATCAAATCATAACCACCAAATGCAGCGGCCATCATCAATAAGGTAGACATTGGCTTGTGGAAGTTAGTCACCAACGACTTACATATTTTGAATTCGTAAGGAGGGAAAATAAACTTGTCAGTCCATCCTCCATTTTCCTTCAACCTTTCAGAAGCCGAAACCGAGGTTTCAAGAGCTCTCATGGCTGTAGTACCAATCGCACATACATTCTTTTTGTTCTCCAAAGCTTTGTTCACCATGTCTACAGTTGCCTGTGGTACTTGGAAATTCTCTGAATCCATTTTGTGCTTGGTCAAATCTTCTACGTCTACTTCTCGGAACGTACCCAAACCTACGTGCAACGTGATAGGAACCATGTCAACACCCTTGATTTCCATCCTTTTGGTCACCTGCTGGGTAAAGTGCATTCCTGCAGTTGGTGCTGCAACCGCTCCTTTATTTTTAGCAAAAATTGTTTGGAAACGCTCTCTGTCCGAAGGCTCAGCAGCACGCTCTATATCTTTAGGAAGAGGCGTTTCTCCTAAAGAATCTACAGCTTTGTAAAACTCCTCATCTGTTCCGTCAAACAAGAAGCGGATAGTTCTTCCTCTTGAAGTAGTATTGTCAATTACCTCGGCAACTAACTCGCCTTCACCAAAGTATAACTTGTTTCCAACACGGATTTTACGAGCAGGATCAACCAATACATCCCACAAGTGGGACTCTTGGTTTAATTCTCTCAACAAGAAGACTTCAATCTTCGCTCCCGTTTTCTCTTTGTTTCCATAAAGACGTGCAGGGAATACCTTGGTATCGTTCATCACCATAGTATCACCTTCTCCAAAGTAATCTACAATGTCTTTAAATACTTTATGTTCTATCTTGCCAGTATCTTTATGGATAACCATCAAACGAGACTCATCTCGGTTATCTGTTGGATATTTAGCAACTAATTCTGGGGGTAAATCAAATTTAAACGCTGATAATTTCATCTTGGGTGGGTTGAACAGTAATGTTATTAACCTTTCATCTCTATTTATGGACAAACAAAACCGCTTATCCAAAATAGGCTGCAAAATTAATAATTTGTAGGTTATAATATTAATTTTACCAAGTGAATATTCCATACTAATCCATTATCAATGAAAAAGTTATGGATAAATCCTTCAAAAACCTCAAACAAATCCGTACAAATACCCTGTTTGAATGATGTTCTTACCTATTTTCAATAGCTGTGTAACTTAAAGAAAAATGTTCATATATATCCGATTATTTCTAGAAAGTATCCGCTTTGCATTCAATGCTTTGCGTGAAAACCTCTTGCGAACTACGCTATCGCTACTTGGCGTTACCGTGGGCATCTTTGCCATCATATCGGTACTTACCGTGGTGGATACCTTGGAAAACAGTATAAAAAAGAGCTTATCTTTTTTGGGAAGTGAAGTGATATATATCGAAAAATGGCCCTGGCTGTTTGGACCCAACTATCCTTGGTGGGAATATGTAAATCGCCCAAACCCCAATATGAAGGAGTTTGAGTTCCTCGATAAAAGAATGACCTGGGCAAAAGCAGCCGCCATTTTTGATAACAAAGGTGGCGTAAACCTCAAATACAAAAGCAACAGCATAGGCGATGTAACTGTAATGGGAGTTAGCCACAATTACAATAATGTTGGTGAAATTGAAATTTCTGAGGGGAGGTTTTTTTCCAACCAAGAATCTTCAAAAGGGAAAAATATCGCCGTAATTGGCTCTACCATAGCCCAAGAATTATTTCAGGGAGGTAATGCCATTGGAAAAACCATCAAGATAAAAGGGATCAAATTCCAGATAATTGGCTTGCTAAAAAAACAAGGAGACAATCTACTGAATGCTCCAAGTAACGATGATACCTGCATTATCCCTTTTAACAGTATGACCAAAATTTATGCGTCCAAAAGCAGAGGACTTCAGCCTACTATTGCCGTGAAAGGCTTTGAAGAAGATGAAGGACTTATTGAACTGGAAAATGAAATAAGAGGGTTGATGAGAAATGTAAGAGGAATTAGACCCAAAGAAAATGATTCTTTTGCCCTCAACCGCCCCGAAGTATTTGCCGATTTCTTGGGAAATATCATTGGCGT
It encodes:
- the dtd gene encoding D-aminoacyl-tRNA deacylase, whose product is MIAIIQKVSSASVTIEGEIKGEIAQGLMVLLGVGQDDGDEDIEWLSGKIVNLRIFDDENGVMNKSLLDVSGDILLISQFTLHASTKKGNRPGYNSAAKPDIAIPLYEKMIKALEGKIGKEIETGEFGAYMQVALVNDGPVTIDIDTKNKK
- a CDS encoding nucleotide pyrophosphohydrolase, translated to MTIEEAQKIVDEWINTTGVRYFNELTNTAILMEEVGEVARIMSRKYGEQSFKKSDEEVDLGDEMADVLFVLICLANQTGIDLTEALRKNLDKKTNRDSERHKNNPKLS
- the asnB gene encoding asparagine synthase (glutamine-hydrolyzing), with amino-acid sequence MCGFTGVYAFNELGRIFTINTHNSNEKLAHRGPDAAMLFSEGKVSLGHRRLSILDLSSDGNQPMSDPTGRYTIAFNGEIYNFQELRGKLQQAGISFKSQTDTEVLLQLYIRDGEKCLNQLNGFFTFAIFDQEENSIFIARDRFGIKPLVYYLDEDKLLFASELNALKAYNLDLQLDHTSLYQYLQLNYIPAPNTIYKNTFKLMPGHFMKVKGREIEIKNWYEIPETTDYSSALSYDNAKSKLIDLLDDAVQKRMISDVPLGAFLSGGIDSSVIVALASQHTSLLNTFSVGFSNEPLFDETAYAEKVANKYKTNHTVFNLTNDDFFQHITDLLDFYGEPFADSSAIPVYILSKYTRQKVTVALSGDGADEIFAGYHKHFGEFKARENALPAQLLKAMNPILGVLPKSRNTAMGNKIRQFHRFSEGMKLSPSERYWFLCSWNAEQSVRGMLNQEVLAEVDSEAYSIRKAEILKGINGKDFNEFLRADMRMTLPNDMLHKVDSMSMAQSLEVRVPFLDHRLVEFAFGLPASYKIRPNMKKVLLQDAARHLLPEELYNRPKRGFEVPLAKGFKRELRSWIENECLNDSFVKEQKIFDPSYIKNLKHTIFNTTNFDQNSVWTILAFQHWWRNNAF
- the ispF gene encoding 2-C-methyl-D-erythritol 2,4-cyclodiphosphate synthase, which gives rise to MKIRIGQGYDVHRLVEGADFWLGGILVPHTHGAIGHSDADVLIHTICDALLGAANMRDIGFHFSDQDSKYKGIDSKILLKDVMKLIRDKGYEIGNVDATICLQAPKVNPHIPAMKKCLAEVMEIEEEDISIKATTTEKLGFVGEKEGVAAFAVALITK
- a CDS encoding YggS family pyridoxal phosphate-dependent enzyme — translated: MELVKNLEKINQELSGAGCRLVAVSKTKPVSMLQEAYDAGVRIFGENRVQELVAKNEELPQDIEWHMIGHLQTNKVKQIASFVNMIHSVESFKLLEEINKRAAQHDRVVNCLLQIHIAQEESKFGLDEKGLLEILQNEKLASLENICVKGLMGMATFTQDKEQVRSEFKSLKQLFDRVATLELPSNVDLKEVSMGMSGDYKIAIEEGSTLVRVGSLIFGSRS
- the serS gene encoding serine--tRNA ligase, which encodes MLQVSFIKENKEKVIKGLEKKFFPKASETVEEVLATDEERRSLQVQRDQVLAESNKISKQIGAMMKAGNKEEAEKAKAEAARMRNESKEISEKVTITEEKLTKLLYQIPNIPHESVPEGRTAEDNEIVLEGGEKVELDDMALPHWELISKYDIIDFDLGNKVTGAGFPFYKGKGARLQRALKNFFLDEAMDAGYTEVQPPIVVNEASALGTGQLPDKEGQMYKIENHDYYLIPTAEVPLTNIYRDEIVRKEDLPIKLAGFTPCFRREAGSWGADVRGLNRLHQFDKVEIIQVTTPEASYDTLIVMRNHIEGLLNKLELPYRILNLCGGDISFNAALCFDMEVYSAAQKRWLEVSSVSNFETFQANRLKLRYRDEDNKPRLAHTLNGSALALPRILAAILENNQTAEGIKIPKVLQPYCGFDVIS
- a CDS encoding tetratricopeptide repeat protein — its product is MQIFARAENLRKSNNFIAAIDEYERAIALQPENPRFPFSKGMCYFTLKDYDNAVMAFEETSKLKSDFVPAYTMMAKSYQALERFVKVEESLDLAFKFEMNDKKRMAYKESIIKMLFDQKNFEKALRHINDAKALNPNSLNILYYEASIHNSKGNYEAAKQAMVTATNAIPVKDPKKVARFYYELGYAYNKLGEYEKSSEAFKYANFGPYKSLIAKLSPKFYTTAAICYMRINHFEKSKEMLHTALKMQPNFSQAYVFLSNISKKEANQNVALDELKKAASVESDPKNLANIYKNMAQIQLDNGLYQEAISSAETYLKSEPKNYQVLFIKGIAQYHLKDFKQALVTLDNVANTPGLDVESSSKFYFALGLAYWDVKDFKMAKNCLKRAQYGPYKSVSTMLYEEVETEEKNNTNKKS